Proteins from one Deinococcus budaensis genomic window:
- a CDS encoding sensor histidine kinase, whose product MTPLRRAALLLWLLAALLAGLFWSLSAVRGVRAEFETGARILHRVLSQRSEPQEAVLVSLGALARAGVGEGALAQYAAALRAQYPQIVGVQRCRGRCLDLGPSGLTLPAARLTPDPAGLRWHPGAPTVYALARGEMRVWVDARRLLRPGDLPDPAAAFQVRRPGAGTVLLDTARLEPQPPLGAADRLLPVLGVRKVLGSAAQPFVFEGRRPLHWAELPLAGLAVFAALSGLAAALLVRLIEGREGARQAAREAERALQAERARAERAFHAVSEALIVTDAAGRVQLTNPAARALLGAGAEGGALEGRDVREVVRFQATLGQRPFDAPGFWRSPALAELPEGVTLLTPAGARLVEGALAPVLAPGHGGEAAQEGQAAQDEGRGPAGWVLVLRDVGPLRARVVAALEDGERRVREHAEMLAHATRLATLGEMGAGLAHELNQPLTAIVSHGQAALRLLEDPAQTGRARRSLEAVVTQARRAADIITHLRGFVQRAPTRAREVDVNQAAENALTLARPDLTRLGVRLETRLHPGPLRVQADPVHLEQVLLNLLRNAGDALAGAERPEIEVATARHGAEVRVTVRDHGEGLDAEVLSRLFTPFTTTKAGGLGLGLSLSQTLVQGMEGRLDGENHPAGGALFTVTLPLAVPQAREPAVAAARG is encoded by the coding sequence ATGACGCCCCTGCGCCGCGCCGCGCTGCTGCTCTGGCTGCTGGCCGCGCTGCTGGCAGGCCTCTTCTGGTCGCTCTCGGCGGTGCGGGGCGTGCGGGCCGAGTTCGAGACGGGCGCGCGCATCCTGCACCGGGTGCTGTCGCAGCGCAGCGAGCCGCAAGAAGCGGTGCTCGTCAGCCTGGGGGCGCTCGCCCGCGCGGGGGTGGGGGAAGGGGCGCTGGCGCAGTACGCCGCCGCGCTGCGGGCGCAGTACCCGCAGATCGTGGGGGTGCAGCGCTGCCGGGGGCGCTGCCTGGACCTGGGGCCGAGCGGCCTGACGCTGCCCGCCGCCCGGCTGACCCCGGACCCGGCGGGCCTGCGCTGGCACCCCGGCGCCCCCACCGTGTACGCCCTGGCGCGCGGCGAGATGCGGGTGTGGGTGGACGCCCGGCGGCTGCTGCGGCCCGGAGACCTGCCGGACCCGGCGGCCGCCTTTCAGGTGCGGCGGCCCGGCGCGGGGACCGTCCTGCTCGACACCGCCCGACTGGAGCCGCAGCCGCCCTTGGGTGCGGCCGACCGGCTGCTCCCGGTGCTGGGGGTCCGCAAGGTGCTGGGCAGCGCGGCGCAGCCTTTCGTGTTCGAGGGGCGCCGCCCCCTGCACTGGGCGGAGTTGCCGCTGGCGGGCCTGGCCGTCTTCGCCGCCCTGTCAGGGCTGGCGGCGGCGCTGCTGGTGAGGCTGATCGAGGGCCGCGAGGGCGCCCGGCAGGCGGCGCGGGAGGCGGAGCGTGCCCTCCAGGCCGAGCGGGCGCGGGCCGAGCGGGCCTTTCATGCGGTCAGCGAGGCCTTGATCGTCACCGACGCGGCCGGGCGGGTGCAGCTCACCAACCCGGCGGCGCGCGCCCTGCTGGGCGCCGGGGCAGAGGGCGGGGCGCTGGAAGGCCGCGACGTGCGCGAGGTCGTGCGCTTTCAGGCCACGCTGGGCCAGCGGCCCTTCGACGCGCCGGGCTTCTGGCGCAGCCCGGCCCTGGCCGAGCTGCCCGAGGGCGTCACGCTGCTGACCCCGGCGGGCGCGCGGCTGGTCGAGGGGGCGCTGGCCCCGGTGCTGGCCCCGGGGCACGGCGGCGAGGCCGCTCAGGAGGGCCAGGCGGCGCAGGACGAAGGACGCGGTCCCGCCGGGTGGGTGCTGGTGCTGCGCGACGTGGGGCCGCTGCGGGCGCGGGTCGTCGCGGCGCTGGAGGACGGCGAGCGGCGGGTGCGTGAGCACGCCGAGATGCTCGCGCACGCCACCCGCCTCGCCACCCTGGGCGAGATGGGCGCGGGGCTGGCGCACGAACTCAACCAGCCTCTGACCGCCATCGTCAGCCACGGGCAGGCGGCGCTGCGGCTGCTGGAAGACCCCGCCCAGACTGGGCGCGCCCGCCGCTCGCTGGAGGCGGTGGTGACCCAGGCGCGGCGGGCGGCGGACATCATCACCCACCTACGCGGCTTCGTGCAGCGCGCCCCCACCCGCGCCCGCGAGGTGGACGTGAACCAGGCCGCCGAGAACGCGCTGACCCTGGCGCGGCCCGACCTGACGCGCCTGGGCGTGCGGCTGGAGACCCGGCTGCACCCCGGTCCGCTGCGGGTGCAGGCCGACCCGGTGCACCTCGAACAGGTGCTGCTCAACCTGCTGCGCAACGCCGGGGACGCCCTGGCCGGGGCCGAGCGGCCGGAGATCGAGGTCGCGACGGCCCGGCACGGCGCCGAGGTGCGCGTCACGGTGCGCGACCACGGGGAGGGCCTGGACGCGGAGGTGCTCTCGCGGCTGTTCACGCCCTTCACGACGACCAAGGCCGGGGGCCTGGGCCTGGGCCTGTCGCTGTCGCAGACGCTGGTGCAGGGGATGGAGGGCCGCCTGGACGGCGAGAACCACCCGGCGGGCGGCGCCCTGTTCACCGTGACGCTGCCGCTGGCCGTGCCGCAGGCGCGGGAACCCGCCGTGGCGGCCGCCCGTGGCTGA
- a CDS encoding glycogen synthase — protein sequence MHVLHVASEVFPYSRSGGLGDVLGALPAVQARLEGESLGAEVTVLSPWYAGLAGTPREVWRGELPGSGGTLGPVRAGELREGGVRFLFLDLPGFARPGLYHDDDVERFCAFGRAALPLLSALGVRPDVLHGHDWQAGLAVAHAHLAGWRTAYTVHNLQYQGRWTLAEARGWTGLPDWAFSPEGLEFHGDLNLMKAGLVFADHVTTVSPTYAREITTPQYGEGLDGLLVRLTLEGRLSGILNGLDQERWDPRRDPDIRPYADATGKAANGGALRSEFGLDAAPLLGVVSRLADQKGMDLLIRALPELVQDWNVVVLGGGDPLLTAALTGWAHHPRVAFVAGLNEALAHRIYAGADIFAMPSRFEPCGLSQMIALRYGTLPVVRETGGLVDTVPPDVGFRFAAAEPEALLDACRLARRTLDDPAEWRGRVTRGMALDFSWDNPARHYLELYARLAGLSAETPAAPR from the coding sequence ATGCATGTGCTGCATGTGGCGTCCGAGGTGTTTCCCTACTCGCGGTCGGGGGGGCTGGGCGACGTGCTGGGCGCCCTTCCGGCGGTGCAGGCGCGCCTGGAGGGTGAGAGCCTGGGCGCCGAGGTCACGGTGCTCTCGCCGTGGTATGCGGGGCTGGCGGGCACCCCCCGCGAGGTCTGGCGCGGCGAGCTGCCCGGCTCCGGCGGGACGCTCGGCCCGGTGCGGGCGGGGGAACTGCGGGAGGGCGGCGTGCGCTTCCTCTTTCTGGACCTTCCCGGCTTCGCGCGCCCCGGCCTCTACCACGACGACGACGTGGAGCGCTTCTGCGCCTTCGGGCGGGCGGCGCTGCCGCTGCTCTCGGCACTGGGGGTGCGGCCCGACGTGCTGCACGGCCACGACTGGCAGGCGGGGCTGGCGGTCGCCCACGCGCACCTGGCCGGCTGGCGCACGGCCTACACCGTCCACAACCTCCAGTACCAGGGCCGCTGGACTCTGGCGGAGGCGCGCGGCTGGACCGGGTTGCCCGACTGGGCTTTTTCCCCCGAGGGCCTGGAGTTTCACGGCGACCTCAACCTGATGAAAGCCGGGCTGGTCTTCGCGGACCACGTCACCACCGTCAGCCCGACCTACGCGCGCGAGATCACCACCCCGCAGTACGGCGAGGGCCTCGACGGCCTGCTGGTGCGCCTGACCCTGGAGGGGCGGCTGAGCGGTATCCTGAACGGCCTCGACCAGGAACGCTGGGACCCCCGCCGTGACCCCGACATCCGCCCCTACGCGGACGCTACGGGCAAGGCCGCCAACGGGGGGGCGCTGCGCTCGGAATTCGGGCTGGACGCCGCCCCGCTGCTGGGCGTGGTGAGCCGCCTGGCCGACCAGAAAGGCATGGACCTCTTGATCCGCGCGCTGCCGGAGCTGGTGCAGGACTGGAACGTGGTCGTGCTGGGGGGCGGCGACCCGCTGCTGACCGCCGCGCTGACCGGCTGGGCACACCACCCCCGGGTCGCCTTCGTGGCGGGGCTGAACGAGGCGCTGGCGCACCGCATCTACGCCGGGGCCGACATCTTCGCGATGCCCAGCCGCTTCGAGCCGTGCGGCCTGTCGCAGATGATCGCCCTGCGCTACGGCACCCTGCCGGTCGTGCGCGAGACGGGCGGGCTGGTGGACACCGTGCCCCCCGACGTGGGCTTCCGCTTTGCCGCCGCCGAGCCGGAGGCGCTGCTGGACGCCTGCCGCCTCGCCCGCCGCACCCTGGACGACCCGGCCGAGTGGCGGGGCCGCGTGACGCGCGGGATGGCGCTGGACTTCAGCTGGGACAACCCCGCGCGGCACTACCTCGAGCTGTACGCCCGCCTGGCGGGTCTCAGCGCAGAAACGCCAGCAGCGCCTCGCTGA
- a CDS encoding alpha/beta fold hydrolase, producing the protein MTQPAPAPQTVLLLHAYPLSAAMWDAQKAALEEAGFAVLAPDLPGFGGQAGAITSLEDAARDLLGALVLEPVALVGLSMGGYLAMELLAQAPERFTRVVLADTSLRADDPEKTKDRLEQADRVEQEGAAFIVEAAEKEHSPATFRRVRPMIETASREGIAGALRAMAQRPEQRDTLRDLAVPLLVLVGEHDEITPPELAQEIADAGRGTLRLIPGAAHLSNLDAPEAFSEALLAFLR; encoded by the coding sequence ATGACCCAGCCTGCCCCCGCGCCCCAGACCGTGCTGCTGCTCCACGCCTACCCCCTCTCCGCCGCGATGTGGGACGCGCAAAAGGCCGCGCTGGAGGAGGCGGGCTTCGCGGTCCTCGCGCCCGATCTGCCGGGCTTTGGCGGTCAGGCGGGCGCGATCACCTCGCTGGAGGACGCGGCCCGCGACCTGCTGGGGGCGCTGGTGCTCGAACCGGTGGCGCTCGTCGGGCTGAGCATGGGCGGGTACCTCGCCATGGAGCTGCTCGCGCAGGCGCCGGAGCGCTTCACCCGGGTGGTCCTGGCCGATACCAGCCTGCGCGCCGACGACCCCGAAAAGACCAAAGACCGTCTGGAGCAGGCCGACCGGGTCGAGCAGGAGGGGGCCGCCTTCATCGTGGAGGCCGCCGAGAAGGAGCACTCGCCCGCCACCTTCCGGCGGGTGCGGCCCATGATCGAGACCGCCTCCCGCGAAGGCATCGCCGGGGCGCTGCGGGCGATGGCGCAGCGGCCCGAGCAGCGCGACACGCTGCGCGACCTCGCGGTGCCGCTGCTGGTGCTCGTCGGCGAGCATGACGAGATCACCCCGCCCGAACTCGCCCAGGAGATCGCCGACGCGGGGCGCGGCACCCTGCGGCTGATTCCCGGCGCGGCGCACCTCTCCAACCTCGACGCGCCGGAAGCCTTCAGCGAGGCGCTGCTGGCGTTTCTGCGCTGA
- a CDS encoding TrmJ/YjtD family RNA methyltransferase → MNLAVVLVSPKTPGNIGAAARAMLNMGAHDLRIVAPRCDPLDSQALAMAVHASDLLRSARVYPTLREALADRDVSVGTSARIRADLPAPRHPAQVRPLVRAASAPALVFGPEETGLINSDLEQCQVTVRVPTGDYASLNLAQAVLLVCYEFLQAQDDTPAYDRKTATREEMEALYGHLHETMHLIGYTDAVRARHTLRLWRALLDRALMSSAESRLFRGFLRQVQWKVEDAGKRGAERESVSPSAAAEPRAE, encoded by the coding sequence GTGAACCTCGCGGTCGTCCTCGTCTCTCCCAAAACGCCCGGCAACATCGGGGCGGCGGCCCGCGCGATGCTCAACATGGGGGCGCATGACCTGCGGATCGTGGCCCCACGCTGCGATCCGCTCGACAGTCAGGCGCTGGCGATGGCCGTCCACGCCTCGGACCTGCTGCGGTCGGCCAGGGTCTACCCCACCCTGCGCGAGGCCCTGGCCGACCGCGACGTGAGCGTGGGGACCTCCGCCCGCATCCGCGCGGACCTGCCTGCCCCCCGCCACCCGGCTCAGGTGCGCCCGCTGGTGCGCGCGGCGTCGGCCCCCGCGCTGGTGTTCGGGCCGGAGGAGACAGGCCTGATCAACTCCGACCTGGAACAGTGTCAGGTCACGGTGCGGGTGCCCACCGGCGACTACGCCAGCCTGAACCTCGCCCAGGCGGTGCTGCTGGTCTGCTACGAGTTTTTGCAGGCGCAGGACGACACGCCCGCCTACGACCGCAAGACGGCCACCCGCGAGGAGATGGAAGCGCTGTACGGCCACCTGCACGAGACCATGCACCTGATCGGCTACACCGACGCGGTGCGGGCGCGGCACACGCTGCGGCTGTGGCGGGCGCTGCTCGACCGCGCGCTGATGAGCAGCGCCGAGAGCCGACTTTTCCGGGGCTTTTTGCGGCAGGTGCAGTGGAAGGTGGAGGACGCGGGAAAACGGGGCGCGGAGAGAGAAAGTGTGTCCCCGAGCGCGGCTGCCGAGCCTCGGGCCGAATAG
- a CDS encoding helix-turn-helix domain-containing protein: protein MTERAVLPPAPQPQTTDAAQAALLLDVELRPLLGLLMQAPSTAREVAQHLDVKIQRAYYLLRKLTRSGVAQVQVERETGRQTLRRYAVAPRWFIPYEITRAETLNAFLAGQILPRIERFVDHSVRLIQTQQPNWGYWLERAEQSSNLRLGGPDGSAQGLFGGDEPFLLNLGMAHLTRADATELKRRLLAVMAEFGERETPEADAYTVGLLLVRGEVG from the coding sequence GTGACTGAGAGAGCCGTGCTCCCCCCCGCACCCCAGCCCCAGACCACCGACGCGGCGCAGGCGGCCCTGCTCCTCGACGTGGAGTTGCGGCCTCTGCTGGGGCTGCTGATGCAGGCGCCCAGCACGGCCCGCGAGGTCGCCCAGCACCTGGACGTAAAAATCCAGCGGGCCTACTACCTGCTGCGGAAACTGACCCGGAGTGGGGTGGCTCAGGTCCAGGTAGAGCGGGAAACCGGCAGGCAGACCCTTCGGCGGTATGCCGTGGCCCCGCGCTGGTTCATCCCGTATGAGATCACGCGGGCCGAAACCCTGAACGCCTTTCTGGCCGGGCAGATTCTGCCCCGGATCGAGCGGTTCGTGGACCACAGTGTCCGGCTGATTCAGACGCAGCAGCCGAACTGGGGCTACTGGCTGGAGCGTGCGGAGCAGAGCAGCAACCTGCGGCTGGGAGGGCCGGACGGGTCGGCCCAGGGCCTCTTCGGGGGGGACGAACCTTTCTTGCTGAATCTCGGGATGGCCCACCTCACCCGCGCGGACGCTACGGAACTCAAACGCCGTCTGCTGGCGGTGATGGCCGAATTTGGGGAACGGGAAACGCCAGAGGCAGACGCCTACACCGTCGGCTTGCTGCTGGTTCGCGGCGAGGTGGGCTGA
- a CDS encoding MFS transporter: MTTLWNRSFLLWLIGSAQARLGAALASIALSFLVLHQTGSAGRMAQTLALSLVPNLLMPLAGTLVDRVSLKVPLIAANVFQGLLQLTVGGLALAWGEVPLWLVNAAAFAGGLAAIFVSPASSAAVPALVPAAELARANGLLGGLGQSMGLLGMLAGGWIVAQWSPAVAILLNSAAFLIFAALLVWIHLPPRQQQATRTGLWADLRAGLSLMRRSRILSFLPVIALVLNGVLAPTAVVMPKLMETLGPGAQGYGVFLALESGGMLLAGALIAVVGRRLPLRPAISAGLLVAALAYAGMWAGPLFPVLLACAFLLGFGLGLVNTPVVTLLQQLVPGAYLGRVFAVLNAVGAVGMPLVLLIVSPLVDRVPVSVWFGLSVLALALGMVWWWVVARAEPPRPLPGQAEPS; the protein is encoded by the coding sequence ATGACCACCCTCTGGAACCGCAGTTTCCTGCTGTGGCTGATCGGCTCTGCTCAGGCCCGGCTGGGCGCGGCGCTGGCCTCCATCGCCCTGAGTTTTCTGGTGCTGCATCAGACTGGCTCGGCGGGCCGCATGGCGCAGACCCTGGCCCTAAGCCTGGTTCCGAATCTGCTGATGCCGCTGGCGGGCACGTTGGTGGACCGGGTCAGTCTTAAAGTGCCGCTGATCGCCGCGAACGTCTTCCAGGGTCTGTTGCAACTCACGGTGGGCGGGCTGGCGCTGGCTTGGGGCGAGGTGCCGCTGTGGCTGGTCAACGCGGCGGCGTTCGCCGGGGGCCTGGCCGCCATCTTCGTCAGTCCGGCGAGCAGCGCCGCCGTGCCCGCACTGGTGCCTGCGGCAGAGCTGGCGCGGGCCAACGGGCTGCTGGGCGGACTGGGCCAAAGCATGGGCCTGCTGGGTATGCTGGCCGGAGGCTGGATCGTCGCGCAGTGGTCGCCCGCCGTGGCGATTTTGCTCAACAGCGCCGCTTTCCTGATCTTCGCCGCGCTGCTGGTGTGGATTCACCTGCCTCCCCGCCAGCAACAGGCCACGCGGACGGGGCTGTGGGCTGACCTGCGCGCTGGGCTGTCGCTGATGCGGCGCTCCAGAATCCTGAGCTTTCTCCCGGTCATCGCCCTGGTGCTCAACGGCGTCCTGGCCCCCACCGCAGTGGTCATGCCCAAACTGATGGAGACCCTGGGACCAGGCGCACAGGGCTATGGAGTCTTTTTGGCCCTGGAGAGCGGCGGCATGTTGCTGGCGGGAGCGCTTATCGCCGTGGTGGGCCGCAGGCTACCGCTGCGTCCGGCCATCAGCGCCGGTTTGCTGGTGGCTGCCCTCGCTTACGCGGGCATGTGGGCCGGACCGCTGTTCCCGGTCCTGCTGGCCTGCGCATTCCTGCTGGGGTTTGGCCTGGGGCTGGTCAATACGCCGGTGGTAACGTTGCTTCAACAGCTGGTACCGGGCGCCTACCTGGGCCGGGTCTTTGCGGTGCTGAACGCGGTAGGTGCAGTGGGGATGCCGCTGGTCCTCTTGATCGTCTCCCCGCTGGTGGACCGGGTACCGGTCTCGGTCTGGTTCGGCCTCTCGGTGCTGGCTCTGGCTCTGGGAATGGTGTGGTGGTGGGTGGTGGCCCGCGCAGAACCGCCCAGACCCTTGCCGGGGCAGGCTGAACCCTCCTGA
- a CDS encoding histidine kinase, producing the protein MTDLPATLPAASPPAPPGWPLSRRVQLVRNVLPPLIVLVVAVVEYAIAQLPSPRSEVWAHLLFYGLLGPAVTFFSVEWIAEGTRARERAEHELRGTYAQLSTSHARLRAVQELMRDLTDAPDMGAVVEVAARGAVRATGAQHATLTVPGGLSASAVGDGTGHAAPAAGRYGLRVPIPGGGALALHFDTPPTPETEALAQALAAEVATGVEAARQRTLDLMTVYSVDQSIRAERNMRRLLARVTHNMAARAGAGARAAYLSDQDGVLRLEYAQDAGGESSSRGTLAPPFALRVAQAGTPLVASADEAAEVFPGGGICTALGFPMRDEEELVGVLVLGDARPDAFENARLPLLALLAAQATLGVRNARAYLYSEELAISDERARIAREIHDGVAQSLAFAALKLDVVTRQLHSDPEKAEAEVRAATALLREQIREVRRSIFALRPIDLERYGLLETVRRYVEDFGEQNGVRTVLNVSGDIHLAPGDEAMVFRILQESLNNVAKHARAREVTVTLHGGARVTLRVQDDGAGFDPAQISGRVSSAGGLGLMQMRERVESRGGRYRVLSEPRHGTLVEAEVPQA; encoded by the coding sequence ATGACGGACCTGCCCGCCACGCTGCCCGCCGCCTCGCCGCCTGCGCCGCCGGGGTGGCCGCTGTCGCGGCGGGTGCAGCTGGTGCGGAACGTGCTGCCGCCCCTGATCGTGCTGGTGGTGGCGGTGGTGGAGTACGCCATCGCCCAGCTGCCCAGCCCCCGCTCGGAGGTCTGGGCGCACCTGCTGTTCTATGGCCTGCTGGGTCCGGCGGTGACTTTTTTCAGCGTGGAGTGGATCGCGGAAGGCACCCGCGCCCGCGAGCGCGCCGAGCACGAGCTGCGGGGAACCTACGCGCAGCTCAGCACCTCGCACGCGCGGCTGCGGGCAGTGCAGGAACTGATGCGCGACCTGACCGACGCCCCCGACATGGGCGCGGTGGTCGAGGTCGCGGCGCGCGGCGCGGTGCGGGCGACCGGGGCGCAGCACGCGACCCTGACCGTGCCCGGCGGCCTGAGCGCCTCGGCGGTGGGCGACGGGACAGGCCACGCGGCCCCGGCGGCCGGGCGCTACGGCCTGCGGGTTCCCATTCCGGGCGGCGGCGCCCTGGCGCTGCATTTCGACACGCCGCCCACCCCCGAGACCGAGGCGCTGGCGCAGGCCCTGGCCGCCGAGGTGGCGACCGGGGTGGAGGCCGCCCGGCAGCGGACCCTCGACCTGATGACGGTGTACTCGGTGGACCAGTCCATCCGCGCCGAGCGCAACATGCGCCGGTTGCTCGCCCGCGTCACGCACAACATGGCCGCGCGGGCGGGGGCCGGGGCGCGGGCCGCCTACCTCAGCGACCAGGACGGCGTGCTGCGGCTGGAATACGCCCAGGACGCCGGGGGCGAGAGCAGTTCGCGCGGCACCCTGGCCCCGCCCTTCGCCCTGCGGGTCGCCCAGGCCGGAACCCCGCTGGTGGCGAGCGCCGACGAGGCCGCCGAGGTCTTTCCGGGGGGCGGCATCTGCACGGCCCTGGGCTTTCCGATGCGCGACGAGGAGGAACTCGTGGGCGTGCTGGTGCTGGGCGACGCCCGCCCCGACGCCTTCGAGAATGCCCGCTTGCCGCTGCTGGCGCTGCTGGCGGCGCAGGCCACCCTGGGGGTGCGCAACGCCCGCGCCTACCTGTACTCCGAAGAACTCGCCATCAGCGACGAGCGCGCCCGCATCGCCCGCGAGATTCACGACGGGGTGGCGCAGTCGCTGGCCTTTGCCGCGCTGAAGCTCGACGTGGTCACCCGGCAGCTGCACAGCGACCCTGAAAAGGCCGAGGCCGAGGTCCGCGCGGCCACCGCCCTGCTGCGCGAGCAGATCCGGGAGGTGCGGCGCTCGATCTTCGCCCTGCGGCCCATCGACCTGGAACGCTACGGCCTGCTGGAGACGGTGCGGCGCTACGTCGAGGACTTCGGGGAGCAAAACGGCGTCCGCACGGTCCTCAACGTCTCGGGCGACATTCACCTTGCGCCGGGCGACGAGGCGATGGTCTTCCGAATTTTGCAAGAGAGCCTCAACAACGTCGCCAAGCACGCCCGCGCCCGCGAGGTCACGGTCACCCTGCACGGCGGCGCCCGGGTGACCCTGCGGGTGCAGGACGACGGCGCGGGCTTCGACCCCGCCCAGATCTCGGGCCGCGTGAGCAGCGCCGGGGGCCTGGGCCTGATGCAGATGCGCGAGCGCGTCGAGAGCCGGGGCGGCCGCTACCGGGTCCTCAGCGAACCGCGCCACGGCACGCTGGTGGAGGCGGAGGTGCCGCAGGCGTGA
- the apaG gene encoding Co2+/Mg2+ efflux protein ApaG, whose product MSQPASAPAPDVRVHVDVSYLPAHSAPGRRLFTYVIRIENRSDETWQLLARHWDILDASGRQTVVDGEGVVGEQPVIPPGGAFVYDSFVTVQDTPGRMAGHYLMQDAWGVRVQVPIPPFVLEVPGERTLN is encoded by the coding sequence ATGAGCCAGCCTGCCTCTGCCCCGGCCCCCGACGTGCGGGTCCATGTGGACGTGAGTTACCTCCCGGCGCACTCGGCCCCGGGGCGCCGCCTCTTTACCTACGTGATCCGCATCGAGAACCGCTCGGACGAGACCTGGCAGCTGCTCGCCCGCCACTGGGACATCCTCGACGCCTCGGGCCGCCAGACGGTCGTGGACGGCGAGGGCGTGGTCGGAGAGCAGCCGGTCATCCCGCCCGGCGGCGCCTTCGTCTACGACTCCTTCGTGACGGTGCAGGACACGCCGGGCCGCATGGCGGGCCACTACCTGATGCAAGACGCCTGGGGCGTGCGCGTGCAGGTGCCCATCCCGCCCTTCGTGCTGGAGGTGCCAGGGGAGCGGACGCTCAATTAG
- a CDS encoding M42 family metallopeptidase encodes MTHDNTTSRAAAPFNEDFLFALLREAAPSGCERRAADVWKREAAAFARVSEDHYGNVYAELGPEDGPTVALMGHLDEIGLIVSHVSDEGFLSVLGVGGWDPQVLVGQRVRLLAPGGDLLGVVGKKAIHVMEPEDRKNASKLEDLWIDVGLSKEEVQARVPVGTYGVIEQGPVRVGEKIVGRALDNRVGGFVVLEALRALQDVELRHRVVAVGTSQEEIGVFGAQVSGHRLNPVAGVAVDVTHETRQPGVSEKKYGTVPFGSGANLSVGPMTSPAILHQMQDAAGQAGIPYTLSASGRYTGTDADALTLVRSGVPTAVVSIPNRYMHSPSEMVDARDVQACIDLIAAWIRRLEGGEEFLR; translated from the coding sequence GTGACCCACGACAACACGACCAGCCGCGCCGCCGCCCCCTTCAACGAGGACTTTCTCTTCGCCCTGCTGCGCGAGGCGGCCCCCAGCGGCTGCGAGCGCCGCGCCGCCGACGTGTGGAAGCGGGAGGCGGCCGCCTTTGCCCGCGTCTCGGAGGACCACTACGGCAACGTGTACGCCGAACTCGGCCCCGAGGACGGTCCCACCGTCGCCCTGATGGGCCACCTCGATGAGATCGGGCTGATCGTCTCGCACGTCTCGGACGAGGGCTTTCTCAGCGTGCTGGGCGTGGGCGGCTGGGACCCGCAGGTGCTCGTCGGCCAGCGCGTCCGGCTGCTGGCACCGGGCGGCGACCTTCTGGGCGTGGTGGGCAAAAAGGCCATTCACGTGATGGAACCGGAAGACCGCAAGAACGCCTCCAAGCTCGAAGACCTCTGGATCGACGTCGGCCTGAGCAAGGAAGAGGTTCAGGCGCGCGTCCCGGTCGGCACCTACGGGGTGATCGAGCAGGGGCCGGTCCGGGTGGGCGAGAAGATCGTGGGCCGGGCGCTCGACAACCGGGTGGGGGGCTTTGTCGTGCTCGAAGCCTTGCGGGCGCTCCAGGACGTGGAGCTGCGGCACCGGGTCGTCGCCGTGGGCACCAGCCAGGAGGAGATCGGCGTGTTCGGGGCGCAGGTCAGCGGGCACCGCCTGAACCCGGTGGCGGGCGTGGCCGTGGACGTGACCCACGAGACCCGGCAGCCGGGGGTGAGCGAGAAGAAGTACGGCACCGTGCCCTTCGGCTCGGGCGCGAACCTCAGCGTGGGGCCGATGACCAGCCCCGCCATCTTGCACCAGATGCAGGACGCGGCGGGCCAGGCCGGGATTCCCTACACCCTCAGCGCGAGCGGCCGCTACACCGGCACCGACGCCGACGCGCTGACGCTGGTGCGCTCGGGTGTGCCCACGGCGGTCGTGAGCATCCCCAACCGCTACATGCACTCGCCCAGCGAGATGGTGGACGCCCGCGACGTGCAGGCCTGCATCGACCTGATCGCCGCGTGGATCCGGCGGTTGGAGGGCGGCGAAGAGTTCCTGCGCTGA